The Burkholderia pyrrocinia genome has a segment encoding these proteins:
- a CDS encoding glutamate synthase-related protein, protein MNDHQQPLTAVPAAQGLYDPQNEHDACGVGFVAHIKGKKSHEIIQQGLKILENLDHRGAVGADPLMGDGAGILIQIPDAFYREEMSKQGVMLPPAGEYGVGMIFLPKENASRLACEQELERTVKAEGQVVLGWRDVPVDHAMPISPTVKASEPLIRQIFIGRGKDIMVTDALERKLYVIRKTASHRIQALKLKHGKEYFVPSMSARTVVYKGLLLAGQVGVYYRDLQDARVVSALALVHQRFSTNTFPAWELAHPYRMIAHNGEINTVKGNVNWLNARTGAIASHVLADDLPKLWPLIYPGQSDTASFDNCLELLVMAGYPLVHAVMMMIPEAWEQHTLMDENRRAFYEYHAAMMEPWDGPAAIAFTDGRQIGATLDRNGLRPARYIVTDDDLVIMASEAGTLPIPESKIVKKWRLQPGKMFLIDMEHGRIIDDKELKDNLANAKPYKSWIDAVRIKLDEIEPKAEDVAAGRTQGAALLDRQQAFGYTQEDLKFLMAPMAQQGEEAVGSMGNDSPLAVMSNKNKTLYHYFKQLFAQVTNPPIDPIRENMVMSLVSFIGPKPNLLDTNNINPPMRLEVSQPVLDFKDIAKIRAIDQYTGGKFSAYELNICYPVAWGKEGIEARLASLCAEAVDAVKSGYNMLIVSDRKTDAEHVAIPALLATSAIHTHLVQQGLRTSTGLVVETGSARETHHFALLAGYGAEAVHPYLAMETLAKMAEGLPGDLSPEKAVYNFTKAVGKGLQKVMSKMGISTYMSYTGAQIFEALGLSSDLVEKYFKGTASKVGGIGLFEVAEEAIRLHRDAFGDSPVLRDMLDAGGEYAYRVRGEDHMWTPDSIAKLQHATRSNSYQTYKEYAHLINDQTKRHMTFRGLFEFKVEPTKAIPIDDVESAKDIVKRFATGAMSLGSISTEAHATLAIAMNRIGGKSNTGEGGEDEKRYRNELRGIPIKAGETLKSVIGDEIVSDIALKDGDSLRSKIKQVASGRFGVTAEYLASADQIQIKMAQGAKPGEGGQLPGHKVSEYIGKLRYSVPGVGLISPPPHHDIYSIEDLAQLIHDLKNVNPSSSISVKLVSEVGVGTVAAGVAKAKADHVVIAGHDGGTGASPLSSVKHAGTPWELGLAETQQTLVLNRLRGRIRVQADGQMKTGRDVVIGALLGADEFGFATAPLVVEGCIMMRKCHLNTCPVGVATQDPVLRAKFQGQPEHVVNYFFFVAEEVREIMAQLGVAKFDDLIGRADLLDTRKGIEHWKAKGLDFSRVFYQPEECEDVAPRHVDVQDHGLERALDHVLIEKAKAAIENGEHVSFIQPVRNVNRTVGAMLSGVIAKKHGHDGLADDAVHIQLKGTAGQSFGAFLAKGVTLDLVGDGNDYVGKGLSGGRIIIRPTNDFRGKSEENIICGNTVMYGAIEGESFFRGVAGERFCVRNSGATAVVEGTGDHGCEYMTGGTVVVLGETGRNFAAGMSGGLAYIYDPEGTFAAKCNKSMVALEPVLQQAEQERTVDRALWHANTTDEALLKGLIERHFQFTGSPRAKSLLENWDAARRQFVKVFPHEYKRALGEIGAKKAAKEVLAA, encoded by the coding sequence ATGAACGACCACCAGCAGCCGCTCACCGCGGTGCCCGCCGCACAAGGTCTGTACGACCCGCAAAACGAACACGACGCCTGCGGCGTCGGCTTCGTCGCTCACATCAAGGGCAAGAAGAGCCACGAGATCATCCAGCAGGGTCTGAAGATCCTCGAGAACCTCGATCACCGCGGCGCAGTCGGTGCCGATCCGCTGATGGGCGACGGCGCGGGCATCCTGATCCAGATTCCGGACGCGTTCTATCGCGAGGAAATGTCGAAGCAGGGCGTGATGCTGCCGCCCGCCGGCGAATACGGGGTCGGGATGATCTTTCTGCCGAAGGAAAACGCATCGCGTCTCGCGTGCGAGCAGGAGCTCGAACGCACGGTGAAGGCCGAAGGCCAGGTCGTGCTCGGCTGGCGCGACGTGCCGGTCGATCATGCGATGCCGATTTCGCCGACCGTGAAGGCGAGCGAGCCGCTGATCCGCCAGATCTTCATCGGCCGCGGCAAGGACATCATGGTGACGGACGCGCTCGAGCGGAAGCTGTACGTGATCCGCAAGACGGCGAGCCACCGCATCCAGGCGCTGAAGCTCAAGCACGGCAAGGAATACTTCGTGCCGTCGATGTCGGCGCGCACGGTCGTCTACAAGGGGCTGCTGCTCGCGGGCCAGGTCGGCGTGTATTACCGCGACCTGCAGGACGCGCGCGTCGTGTCGGCGCTCGCGCTCGTGCACCAGCGCTTCTCGACCAACACGTTCCCGGCGTGGGAACTGGCTCACCCGTACCGGATGATCGCGCACAACGGCGAGATCAACACCGTGAAGGGCAACGTGAACTGGCTGAACGCGCGTACCGGCGCGATCGCGTCGCACGTGCTCGCCGACGACCTGCCGAAGCTGTGGCCGCTGATCTACCCGGGCCAGTCGGACACCGCATCGTTCGACAACTGTCTCGAGCTGCTGGTGATGGCCGGCTACCCGCTCGTGCACGCGGTGATGATGATGATCCCGGAAGCGTGGGAGCAGCACACGCTGATGGACGAGAACCGCCGCGCGTTCTACGAATACCACGCCGCGATGATGGAGCCGTGGGACGGCCCCGCGGCAATCGCGTTCACCGACGGCCGCCAGATCGGCGCGACGCTCGACCGTAACGGCCTGCGCCCGGCGCGCTACATCGTCACGGACGACGACCTCGTCATCATGGCGTCGGAAGCCGGCACGCTGCCGATTCCCGAATCGAAGATCGTCAAGAAGTGGCGCCTGCAGCCGGGCAAGATGTTCCTGATCGACATGGAACACGGCCGCATCATCGACGACAAGGAACTGAAGGACAACCTCGCGAACGCGAAGCCGTACAAGAGCTGGATCGACGCGGTGCGCATCAAGCTCGACGAGATCGAGCCGAAGGCCGAGGACGTCGCGGCCGGCCGCACGCAGGGCGCCGCGCTGCTCGACCGCCAGCAGGCGTTCGGCTATACGCAGGAAGACCTGAAGTTCCTGATGGCGCCGATGGCGCAGCAGGGCGAAGAGGCCGTCGGTTCGATGGGCAACGACTCGCCGCTCGCGGTGATGTCGAACAAGAACAAGACGCTCTATCACTACTTCAAGCAGCTGTTCGCGCAGGTCACGAACCCGCCGATCGACCCGATCCGCGAGAACATGGTCATGTCGCTCGTGTCGTTCATCGGCCCGAAGCCGAACCTGCTCGACACGAACAACATCAACCCGCCGATGCGTCTCGAAGTGTCGCAGCCGGTGCTCGACTTCAAGGACATCGCGAAGATCCGCGCGATCGACCAGTACACGGGCGGCAAGTTCAGCGCGTACGAACTGAACATCTGCTACCCGGTCGCGTGGGGCAAGGAAGGCATCGAGGCGCGCCTCGCGTCGCTGTGCGCGGAAGCCGTCGACGCGGTGAAGTCGGGCTACAACATGCTGATCGTGTCGGACCGCAAGACGGATGCCGAGCACGTCGCGATTCCGGCGCTGCTCGCCACGTCGGCGATCCACACGCACCTCGTCCAGCAAGGGCTGCGCACGAGCACAGGCCTCGTCGTCGAGACGGGCTCCGCGCGTGAAACGCACCACTTCGCGCTGCTCGCGGGCTACGGCGCGGAAGCCGTGCACCCGTACCTCGCGATGGAAACGCTCGCGAAGATGGCCGAAGGCCTGCCGGGCGACCTGTCGCCGGAGAAGGCCGTCTACAACTTCACGAAGGCGGTCGGCAAGGGCCTGCAGAAGGTGATGTCGAAGATGGGCATCTCGACGTACATGTCGTACACGGGTGCGCAGATCTTCGAAGCGCTCGGCCTGTCGAGCGACCTCGTCGAGAAGTACTTCAAGGGCACGGCGTCGAAGGTCGGCGGCATCGGCCTGTTCGAAGTCGCGGAAGAGGCGATCCGCCTGCACCGCGACGCGTTCGGCGACAGCCCGGTCCTGCGCGACATGCTCGACGCGGGCGGCGAGTACGCGTACCGCGTGCGCGGCGAAGACCACATGTGGACGCCGGATTCGATCGCGAAGCTGCAGCACGCGACGCGCAGCAACTCGTACCAGACGTACAAGGAATACGCGCACCTGATCAACGACCAGACCAAGCGTCACATGACGTTCCGCGGCCTGTTCGAGTTCAAGGTCGAGCCGACCAAGGCGATCCCGATCGACGACGTCGAATCGGCGAAGGACATCGTCAAGCGCTTCGCGACGGGCGCGATGTCGCTCGGTTCGATCAGCACCGAAGCGCACGCGACGCTCGCGATCGCGATGAACCGGATCGGCGGCAAGTCGAACACCGGCGAAGGCGGCGAGGACGAAAAGCGCTATCGCAACGAGCTGCGCGGCATTCCGATCAAGGCCGGCGAGACGCTGAAGTCGGTGATCGGCGACGAAATCGTCAGCGACATTGCGCTGAAGGACGGCGATTCGCTGCGCTCGAAGATCAAGCAGGTCGCGTCGGGCCGCTTCGGCGTCACCGCCGAGTACCTCGCTTCGGCCGACCAGATCCAGATCAAGATGGCGCAGGGTGCGAAGCCGGGCGAAGGCGGCCAGTTGCCGGGCCACAAGGTGTCCGAGTACATCGGCAAGCTGCGTTATTCGGTGCCGGGCGTCGGCCTGATCTCGCCGCCGCCGCACCACGACATCTACTCGATCGAGGATCTGGCGCAGCTGATCCACGACCTGAAGAACGTGAACCCGAGCTCGAGCATCTCGGTGAAGCTGGTGTCGGAAGTGGGCGTCGGCACGGTCGCGGCCGGTGTCGCGAAGGCGAAGGCCGATCACGTCGTGATCGCCGGCCATGACGGCGGCACGGGCGCATCGCCGCTGTCGTCGGTCAAGCACGCAGGCACGCCGTGGGAACTCGGCCTTGCCGAAACGCAGCAGACGCTGGTGCTGAACCGCCTGCGCGGCCGTATCCGCGTGCAGGCCGACGGCCAGATGAAGACGGGCCGCGACGTCGTGATCGGCGCGCTGCTCGGCGCGGACGAATTCGGCTTCGCAACGGCGCCGCTCGTCGTCGAAGGCTGCATCATGATGCGCAAGTGCCACCTGAACACGTGCCCGGTCGGCGTCGCGACGCAGGATCCGGTGCTGCGTGCGAAGTTCCAGGGCCAGCCCGAGCACGTCGTGAACTACTTCTTCTTCGTCGCCGAGGAAGTGCGCGAGATCATGGCGCAGCTCGGCGTCGCGAAGTTCGACGACCTGATCGGCCGCGCCGACCTGCTCGATACGCGCAAGGGCATCGAGCACTGGAAGGCGAAGGGCCTCGACTTCTCGCGTGTGTTCTACCAGCCGGAAGAGTGCGAGGACGTCGCGCCGCGCCACGTCGACGTGCAGGATCACGGCCTCGAGCGCGCGCTCGACCACGTGCTGATCGAGAAGGCGAAGGCCGCGATCGAGAACGGCGAGCATGTGTCGTTCATCCAGCCGGTGCGCAACGTGAACCGTACGGTCGGCGCGATGCTGTCGGGCGTGATCGCGAAGAAGCACGGCCATGACGGCCTGGCGGACGACGCGGTGCACATCCAGCTGAAGGGCACGGCCGGCCAGAGCTTCGGCGCGTTCCTCGCGAAGGGCGTGACGCTCGACCTCGTCGGCGACGGCAACGACTACGTCGGCAAGGGCCTGTCGGGCGGCCGGATCATCATCCGACCGACCAACGACTTCCGCGGCAAGTCCGAGGAAAACATCATCTGCGGCAACACGGTGATGTACGGCGCGATCGAAGGCGAATCGTTCTTCCGCGGCGTCGCGGGCGAGCGCTTCTGCGTGCGCAACTCGGGCGCGACGGCGGTCGTCGAAGGCACGGGCGACCACGGCTGCGAATACATGACGGGCGGCACGGTCGTCGTGCTCGGCGAGACGGGGCGCAACTTCGCGGCCGGCATGTCGGGCGGCCTCGCGTACATCTACGATCCGGAAGGCACGTTCGCGGCGAAGTGCAACAAGTCGATGGTCGCGCTCGAGCCGGTGCTGCAGCAGGCCGAGCAGGAGCGCACGGTCGATCGCGCACTCTGGCACGCGAACACGACGGACGAAGCGCTGCTCAAGGGGCTCATTGAGCGTCATTTCCAGTTCACGGGTTCGCCGCGCGCGAAGTCGCTGCTGGAAAACTGGGACGCGGCGCGCCGCCAGTTCGTGAAGGTGTTCCCGCACGAATACAAGCGCGCGCTGGGCGAGATCGGTGCGAAGAAGGCGGCGAAGGAAGTGCTGGCCGCCTGA
- the thpR gene encoding RNA 2',3'-cyclic phosphodiesterase encodes MNGDRLRAFVALVPDAASRDALHALPVTRGARRTQPAHLHMTLAFIGAIERERCDALAAHLPALAAAHALPLLPVERIAWWPSLPRARLIVAELEADPACVALNAGLATLLRGLGVPIDRRPFRPHVTLARLPRDAVGQPAHGGAPGRPVVLRIEALTLFESRLSHEGVSHRPIVSAPIAWTEGRAAR; translated from the coding sequence ATGAACGGCGACCGGCTCCGTGCCTTCGTCGCGCTGGTGCCCGATGCGGCTTCGCGCGACGCGCTGCACGCGTTGCCGGTCACCCGCGGTGCGCGGCGCACGCAGCCCGCGCACCTGCACATGACGCTCGCGTTCATCGGGGCGATCGAACGGGAGCGTTGCGACGCGCTGGCCGCGCACCTGCCCGCGCTCGCAGCCGCGCATGCGCTGCCGTTGCTGCCGGTCGAGCGGATCGCGTGGTGGCCGAGCCTGCCGCGCGCGAGGCTGATCGTCGCGGAACTCGAGGCAGATCCCGCCTGCGTCGCGCTGAATGCCGGGCTGGCAACGCTGCTGCGCGGACTCGGCGTGCCGATCGACCGGCGGCCGTTCCGGCCGCACGTGACGCTCGCGCGGCTGCCGCGCGACGCGGTCGGACAGCCCGCGCACGGCGGCGCGCCCGGGCGGCCGGTCGTGCTGCGCATCGAGGCGCTGACGCTGTTCGAAAGCCGGCTGTCGCACGAGGGCGTGTCGCACCGACCGATCGTATCGGCGCCGATCGCATGGACGGAAGGCCGGGCGGCGCGGTGA
- a CDS encoding MFS transporter, translated as MQAFQWFNELSSRERKTLYAGFGGYAVDAFDFMIYSFLIPTLIATWGMTKSEAGMIATSSLISSAVGGWVAGILADRYGRVRVLQWTIATFALFTCLSGFTHSFWQLLATRTLQGFGFGGEWSVVTIMMAETIRSPEHRAKAVGTVQSSWSFGWAAAAILYWAFFALLPEQVAWRACFWIGIVPALWILYIRRNVSDPDIYTATRRARDDGRISGHFLEIFSPPHLRATLFGSALCTGMLGGYYAITTWLPTYLKTVRHLSVFNTSGYLVVLIVGSFVGYVVGAILSDRLGRRASFILFAIGSFSLGMAYTMLPITDTAMLLLGFPLGIVVQGIFAGVGAYLSELYPGAIRGSGQGFCYNLGRGIGSFFPILVGSLSQSMSLVKAIGLVAGGGYLLVIVAALVLPETRGKSLVDDPAVAS; from the coding sequence ATGCAGGCATTCCAGTGGTTCAACGAATTGTCGTCGCGCGAGCGCAAGACGCTCTACGCCGGATTCGGCGGCTACGCGGTCGATGCGTTCGACTTCATGATCTACTCGTTCCTGATCCCGACGCTGATCGCCACGTGGGGGATGACGAAGAGCGAGGCCGGGATGATCGCGACGAGTTCGCTGATCTCGTCGGCAGTCGGCGGCTGGGTCGCCGGCATCCTCGCCGACCGCTACGGCCGCGTGCGCGTGCTGCAGTGGACGATCGCGACGTTCGCGCTGTTCACGTGCCTGTCCGGTTTCACGCATTCGTTCTGGCAGTTGCTCGCGACGCGCACGCTGCAGGGCTTCGGTTTCGGCGGCGAATGGTCGGTCGTGACGATCATGATGGCCGAGACGATCCGCTCGCCCGAGCATCGCGCGAAGGCCGTCGGCACCGTGCAAAGCAGCTGGTCGTTCGGCTGGGCCGCGGCCGCGATCCTGTACTGGGCGTTCTTCGCGCTGCTGCCCGAGCAGGTCGCGTGGCGCGCGTGCTTCTGGATCGGCATCGTGCCCGCGCTGTGGATCCTGTACATCCGCCGCAACGTCAGCGATCCCGACATCTACACGGCCACGCGCCGCGCGCGCGACGACGGCCGCATATCGGGCCACTTCCTCGAGATCTTCTCGCCGCCGCACCTGCGCGCGACGCTGTTCGGCAGCGCGCTGTGCACCGGGATGCTCGGCGGCTACTACGCGATCACGACGTGGCTGCCCACCTACCTGAAAACCGTCCGCCACCTGTCCGTGTTCAACACGAGCGGTTATCTCGTCGTGCTGATCGTCGGCTCGTTCGTCGGCTACGTGGTCGGTGCGATCCTGTCCGACCGGCTCGGCCGCCGCGCGTCGTTCATCCTGTTCGCGATCGGCTCGTTCTCGCTCGGCATGGCATACACGATGCTGCCGATCACCGATACCGCGATGCTGCTGCTCGGCTTCCCGCTCGGCATCGTCGTGCAGGGGATCTTCGCGGGCGTCGGCGCGTATCTGTCGGAGCTGTATCCGGGCGCGATCCGCGGCTCGGGCCAGGGCTTCTGCTACAACCTCGGCCGCGGGATCGGATCGTTCTTCCCGATACTCGTCGGCTCGCTGTCGCAGTCGATGTCGCTCGTGAAGGCGATCGGCCTCGTCGCGGGCGGCGGCTACCTGCTCGTGATCGTCGCCGCGCTCGTGCTGCCGGAAACGCGCGGCAAGTCGCTCGTCGACGATCCGGCCGTCGCGTCGTGA
- a CDS encoding D-amino acid dehydrogenase encodes MHVIVLGAGVIGVTTAWHLREAGCDVTVIEREADVAQATSLGNAGVIAPGYVTPWAAPGMPGKILKYLFKPASPLIFRPTLDAAQWRWIARWLRECEFERFRVNKQRMQRIAYYSRACLHAFRDRYPFDYGASRGYLQLLRGTFDVEMVQPALKVLRDAGIAFRELDAAGCTAIEPGLRWARQAPVGGIYLPDDEAGDCARFTRELRALCEANGVTFRFRTAIRALDVAGGKVRGVRVESVEEGAAARSDAPLAADAIVVALGVDSAGLLRPHGIDVPLYPVKGYSATLAVVDDEKAPRAALMDESLKTAITRFGPSLRVAGTAELGNRHAALRQQALDTLMKVLDDWFPHAADRASARFWIGRRPMTPDGPPLLGASGIDGLWLNVGHGSTGWAMSMGSGKVVADLVTGREPEIDLSGLTLARYGR; translated from the coding sequence ATGCACGTGATCGTTCTCGGCGCCGGCGTGATCGGCGTCACCACCGCGTGGCACCTGCGCGAAGCAGGCTGCGACGTCACCGTGATCGAACGCGAGGCCGATGTCGCGCAGGCGACGAGCCTCGGCAACGCGGGCGTGATCGCGCCCGGCTACGTGACGCCGTGGGCCGCGCCGGGGATGCCCGGCAAGATCCTCAAGTACCTGTTCAAGCCCGCATCGCCGCTGATCTTCCGGCCGACGCTCGACGCCGCGCAGTGGCGCTGGATCGCGCGCTGGCTGCGCGAATGCGAGTTCGAGCGGTTCCGCGTGAACAAGCAGCGGATGCAGCGCATCGCGTATTACAGCCGCGCGTGCCTGCATGCGTTTCGCGACCGTTATCCGTTCGACTACGGCGCGAGCCGCGGCTACCTGCAACTGTTGCGCGGCACATTCGACGTCGAGATGGTGCAGCCCGCGCTGAAGGTGCTGCGCGACGCCGGCATCGCGTTTCGCGAACTCGATGCGGCCGGCTGCACGGCGATCGAGCCGGGCCTGCGCTGGGCACGGCAGGCGCCCGTCGGCGGCATCTACCTGCCCGACGACGAAGCCGGCGACTGCGCACGCTTCACGCGCGAACTGCGTGCACTGTGCGAAGCGAACGGCGTGACGTTCCGTTTTCGCACCGCGATCCGCGCGCTCGACGTCGCGGGCGGCAAGGTACGCGGCGTGCGGGTCGAATCGGTCGAAGAAGGCGCCGCCGCACGAAGCGACGCACCGCTCGCCGCCGACGCGATCGTCGTCGCGCTCGGCGTCGACAGCGCCGGCCTGCTGCGGCCGCACGGCATCGACGTGCCGCTGTATCCGGTGAAAGGCTACTCGGCGACGCTCGCGGTCGTCGACGATGAAAAGGCGCCGCGCGCCGCGCTGATGGACGAATCGCTGAAGACGGCGATCACGCGCTTCGGCCCGTCGCTGCGCGTCGCGGGCACCGCGGAGCTCGGCAACCGGCACGCGGCGCTGCGGCAGCAGGCGCTCGATACACTGATGAAGGTGCTCGACGACTGGTTCCCGCACGCGGCCGATCGCGCATCGGCACGCTTCTGGATCGGCCGCCGGCCAATGACGCCCGATGGGCCGCCGCTGCTCGGCGCGAGCGGGATCGACGGGCTCTGGCTCAACGTCGGCCACGGCTCGACCGGCTGGGCAATGTCGATGGGTTCGGGAAAGGTGGTCGCCGATCTCGTTACCGGACGCGAGCCGGAGATCGACCTGTCGGGCCTGACGCTCGCACGCTACGGCCGGTAG
- a CDS encoding alanine/glycine:cation symporter family protein produces the protein MEALLHGLIDTVNGVLWNYVLIALLLGAGAWFTLRFRMIQLKALFLSMKLVGSKGEPGSISSFQAFATGLASRVGTGNIAGVAVALTVGGPGAIFWMWMTALVGMSSAFVEATLAQIFKVSHPDGSYRGGPAYYIQTGLRSRAFGVLFSLSLILAFGFVFNAVQANAIADAFHTSFGWSRETVGLGLVLLSAPIIFGGIRRIATVAQVIVPLMAIGYLALAVYAVATHIALVPGVIALIVKSAFGLEQAAGGLTGYAVSQAIAIGVKRGLFSNEAGMGSAPNAAATASTRHPVTQGLIQMLGVFVDTIVICSATAFVILLSGQYELGTGMEGAALTQRAISSHVGDWGGIYMAVAIFFLAFSSVIGNYAYAEGNVEFITKRRGVLPLFRVAVLGMVMFGSVGQLPLVWAMADTSMGLMAIINLIAILALGKYAHAAWADYRRQRAAGIADPVFTRNTIPELARVLPADVWGEHGPLPQRPASADTASAPRAAVSGS, from the coding sequence ATGGAAGCACTCCTGCATGGGCTGATCGACACCGTCAACGGCGTGTTGTGGAACTACGTGCTGATTGCGCTGCTGCTCGGCGCCGGTGCGTGGTTCACGTTGCGGTTCCGGATGATCCAGTTGAAGGCGCTGTTCCTCAGCATGAAACTGGTCGGCAGCAAGGGCGAGCCGGGCAGCATCTCGTCGTTCCAGGCGTTCGCGACCGGGCTCGCGAGCCGTGTCGGCACCGGCAACATTGCGGGCGTCGCGGTCGCGCTGACGGTCGGCGGGCCGGGCGCGATCTTCTGGATGTGGATGACGGCGCTCGTCGGGATGTCGTCGGCGTTCGTCGAGGCGACACTCGCACAGATCTTCAAGGTCTCGCACCCGGACGGCAGCTATCGCGGCGGCCCCGCGTACTACATCCAGACGGGCCTGCGTTCGCGCGCCTTCGGCGTGCTGTTTTCGCTGTCGCTGATCCTCGCGTTCGGCTTCGTGTTCAACGCGGTGCAGGCCAACGCGATCGCCGACGCGTTCCATACGTCGTTCGGCTGGAGCCGCGAGACGGTCGGCCTCGGTCTCGTGCTGCTGAGCGCGCCGATCATCTTCGGCGGCATCCGCCGCATCGCGACGGTCGCGCAGGTGATCGTGCCGCTGATGGCGATCGGCTATCTCGCGCTCGCGGTCTACGCAGTCGCGACGCACATCGCATTGGTGCCGGGCGTGATCGCACTGATCGTGAAGAGCGCGTTCGGCCTCGAGCAGGCGGCGGGCGGCCTGACGGGCTATGCGGTCAGCCAGGCGATCGCGATCGGCGTGAAGCGCGGACTGTTCTCGAACGAGGCCGGGATGGGCAGCGCGCCGAACGCGGCCGCGACCGCGAGCACGCGGCATCCCGTCACGCAGGGGCTGATCCAGATGCTCGGCGTGTTCGTCGACACGATCGTGATCTGCAGCGCGACCGCGTTCGTGATCCTGCTGTCGGGCCAGTACGAACTCGGCACCGGCATGGAAGGCGCGGCGCTCACGCAGCGCGCGATCTCGAGCCATGTCGGCGACTGGGGCGGTATCTACATGGCCGTCGCGATCTTCTTCCTCGCGTTCTCGTCGGTGATCGGCAACTACGCATATGCGGAAGGCAACGTCGAATTCATCACGAAGCGGCGCGGCGTGCTGCCGCTGTTCCGCGTCGCGGTGCTCGGGATGGTGATGTTCGGCAGCGTCGGGCAACTGCCGCTCGTGTGGGCGATGGCCGATACGAGCATGGGGCTGATGGCGATCATCAACCTGATCGCGATCCTCGCGCTCGGCAAGTATGCGCACGCCGCATGGGCCGACTATCGCCGCCAGCGCGCGGCAGGCATCGCCGATCCGGTGTTCACGCGCAACACGATTCCGGAACTCGCGCGCGTGCTGCCGGCCGACGTGTGGGGCGAGCACGGCCCGCTGCCGCAGCGTCCCGCTTCGGCCGACACGGCGAGCGCGCCGCGTGCCGCGGTGAGCGGATCATGA
- a CDS encoding glutamate synthase subunit beta: MGKATGFLEFERRHEAYEAPLTRVKHYKEFVAALTDADAKVQGARCMDCGIPFCNNGCPVNNIIPDFNDLVYRQDWQQAIEVLHSTNNFPEFTGRICPAPCEAACTLGINDDPVGIKSIEHAIIDKAWAEGWVKPLPAEHKTGKKVAVVGSGPAGLAAAQQLARAGHDVTVFEKNDRVGGLLRYGIPDFKLEKWLIDRRMRQMEAEGVTFRTSVFIGKDPLPESIGSLAKEIISPDTLKEEFDAVVIAGGSETPRDLPVPGRELAGVHFAMDFLPQQNRVNAGDKLVDQLLAKGKHVIVIGGGDTGSDCVGTSNRHGAKQVTQFELLPQPPEEEHKPLVWPYWPIKLRTSSSHEEGCERDWAVATKRLEGKNGKVEKLIAVRVEWKDGKMQEVPGSEFEMKADLVLLAMGFTQPAAPVLDAFGVAKDARGNARAATEGDRSYYTSVDKVFAAGDMRRGQSLVVWAIREGRQCARSVDAYLMGHTELPR, encoded by the coding sequence ATGGGCAAGGCAACCGGTTTTCTGGAGTTCGAACGCCGCCACGAGGCGTACGAAGCACCGCTCACGCGCGTGAAGCACTACAAGGAATTCGTCGCGGCGCTGACCGACGCGGACGCGAAGGTCCAGGGCGCGCGCTGCATGGATTGCGGCATCCCGTTCTGCAACAACGGCTGCCCGGTCAACAACATCATCCCGGACTTCAACGATCTCGTTTACCGCCAGGACTGGCAGCAGGCGATCGAAGTCCTGCACTCGACCAACAACTTCCCGGAATTCACGGGCCGCATCTGCCCGGCGCCGTGCGAGGCCGCGTGCACGCTCGGGATCAACGACGACCCGGTCGGCATCAAGTCGATCGAGCACGCGATCATCGACAAGGCCTGGGCGGAGGGCTGGGTGAAGCCGCTGCCGGCCGAGCACAAGACGGGCAAGAAGGTCGCGGTCGTCGGTTCGGGCCCCGCGGGCCTCGCCGCCGCGCAGCAGCTCGCGCGCGCGGGCCACGACGTGACGGTGTTCGAGAAGAACGACCGGGTCGGCGGCCTGCTGCGTTACGGGATCCCCGACTTCAAGCTCGAGAAGTGGCTGATCGACCGCCGCATGCGCCAGATGGAAGCGGAGGGCGTGACGTTCCGCACCAGCGTGTTCATCGGCAAGGATCCGCTGCCCGAGTCGATCGGCAGCCTCGCGAAGGAAATCATCTCGCCGGACACGCTGAAGGAAGAATTCGACGCGGTCGTGATCGCCGGTGGCTCGGAAACGCCGCGCGATTTGCCGGTGCCGGGCCGCGAGCTCGCGGGCGTCCATTTCGCGATGGACTTCCTGCCGCAGCAGAACCGCGTGAACGCGGGCGACAAGCTCGTCGACCAGTTGCTCGCGAAGGGCAAGCACGTGATCGTGATCGGCGGCGGCGATACGGGTTCGGACTGCGTCGGCACGTCGAACCGTCACGGCGCGAAGCAGGTCACGCAGTTCGAGCTGCTGCCGCAGCCGCCGGAAGAGGAACACAAGCCGCTCGTGTGGCCGTACTGGCCGATCAAGCTGCGCACGTCGTCGTCGCATGAGGAAGGTTGCGAGCGCGACTGGGCGGTCGCGACGAAGCGTCTCGAAGGCAAGAACGGCAAGGTCGAGAAGCTGATCGCGGTGCGCGTCGAGTGGAAGGACGGCAAGATGCAGGAAGTGCCGGGCTCCGAATTCGAGATGAAGGCCGATCTCGTGCTGCTCGCGATGGGCTTCACGCAGCCGGCAGCGCCCGTGCTCGACGCGTTCGGCGTCGCGAAGGATGCGCGCGGTAATGCGCGCGCGGCGACCGAAGGCGATCGTTCGTACTACACGTCGGTCGACAAGGTGTTTGCGGCGGGCGACATGCGCCGTGGCCAGTCGCTGGTGGTGTGGGCGATCCGCGAAGGCCGCCAGTGCGCACGCTCGGTCGATGCGTACCTGATGGGGCATACGGAACTGCCGCGCTGA